One segment of Pseudomonas pohangensis DNA contains the following:
- a CDS encoding J domain-containing protein yields MRTHYDNLHIAETASIEVVKAAYKALAQKWHPDKHPDQREKAERYFNIICRAFEVISDPVQRRKYDAYLVKQRSEKDDDSAPEPVKEPPPMTPAQRASEAFQDGKRSREQGFSAFGCPYQDEILAGAWQRGYQSAAPGKQEPQSQPVSAKSNLLERLWRGEAGLTKTFFLYGVVGFVVVFVISMLVATLFASDSKDIGRIIRTAQLFYLPYLVFILICNFRALVRAMSGKKIDSGK; encoded by the coding sequence ATGCGTACTCACTACGACAACCTGCACATAGCTGAGACTGCCAGTATTGAGGTGGTCAAGGCTGCATACAAAGCGTTAGCCCAGAAGTGGCACCCAGATAAGCACCCAGACCAAAGAGAGAAGGCTGAACGCTATTTCAATATCATCTGCCGAGCCTTTGAGGTGATTTCTGACCCCGTACAGCGCCGCAAATACGATGCTTATCTGGTGAAGCAACGTAGCGAAAAAGACGACGACTCGGCACCGGAGCCAGTCAAAGAGCCGCCACCGATGACGCCTGCTCAACGTGCCAGCGAAGCATTTCAAGACGGGAAGCGCTCACGAGAGCAAGGATTTTCGGCGTTTGGCTGCCCTTATCAGGACGAAATTCTTGCTGGCGCCTGGCAGCGAGGGTATCAGTCTGCCGCCCCCGGAAAGCAGGAACCACAGTCACAGCCTGTTTCTGCAAAATCCAATCTGCTTGAGCGGTTGTGGCGGGGGGAAGCTGGCCTGACTAAAACATTCTTCCTGTATGGCGTTGTCGGGTTTGTGGTGGTTTTTGTCATCAGCATGCTTGTTGCCACCTTGTTTGCTTCGGACTCAAAAGATATTGGCCGCATAATTCGAACAGCCCAACTGTTCTACCTCCCTTATTTGGTTTTCATACTTATTTGCAACTTCCGGGCCTTGGTTCGGGCTATGTCTGGCAAGAAAATTGATAGTGGTAAATAG
- a CDS encoding class I SAM-dependent DNA methyltransferase encodes MNAVEIESAISDLALEPFDAAEFPYAFLAAFGNKDTTLKRLRAGNNNASDVPGGVLLRSNIHIAACAPGTVGETLKTLRASPATTKAKAKFILATDGQTLEAEELSTGETIACDYEDFPNHFGFLLPLAGISTIKEIKENPIDVRATSRLNKLYVELLSENPDWARAERRADMNHFMARLVFCFFAEDTDIFQGDGLFTKTVEQYSERDGSNSHEVLSEIFRAMDLKLAERPSAEPRLPGWANKFPYVNGGLFAGSTETPRFTRMARTYLVHAGNLNWQKINPDIFGSMIQAVADDEERGALGMHYTSVPNILKVLNPLFLDDLRGQLEAAGDNKAKLLNLRKRIARIRVFDPACGSGNFLVIAYKQMREIEAAINQRRGEAHNKSEIPLTNFRGIELRDFPAEIARLALIIAEYQCDVLYRGQQDALEEFLPLDTQNWIICGNALRLDWLSICPPTGTGVKVLADDLFGTPLDQSEIEFENEGGETYICGNPPYKGSKYQSTEQKNDLKEVFKNTKAGWKSLDYVSGWLIKAKEYGRHVKSAFAFVTTNSICQGIQVPELWPHLIRDNFEINFAYTSFKWSNLASNKAGVTVVIVGMSNYSKSDRKIFSLDDKGLATAARTVPNINAYLISGHNIFIQKKSRRTDNVSNMDFGNKAVDGGHLYLERETLKDLPEEVSSKFVRKIYGATELIKGIPRFCLWIPDSEVEYAQENSLIASRLNLVREMRLTSEKLPTRRGAEQPHKFEERRQRGGEKIIALPRITSENREYLPVGLLDSGTIVSSQLFAFYNEDVFLFALLVSRLHWVWMATVCARMRTDFSYSNTLGWNTFPIPLLTEQNKADLTACAEAILLAREVHFPATIADLYDAETMPDNLRHAHERNDEVLERIYIGRRFKNDTERLEKLFELYTNMTAGQAKAAPRTKKEKSA; translated from the coding sequence ATGAATGCAGTTGAAATTGAGTCCGCCATATCAGACCTCGCACTTGAACCTTTTGACGCAGCGGAATTCCCGTATGCCTTCCTGGCCGCGTTTGGTAATAAAGACACCACGCTTAAGCGCCTGCGCGCGGGTAATAACAACGCCTCGGACGTGCCCGGCGGCGTGCTACTGCGCAGCAACATTCATATTGCTGCCTGTGCGCCAGGCACCGTAGGCGAAACGCTTAAGACGTTGCGGGCCAGCCCGGCCACTACTAAAGCCAAAGCCAAGTTCATTCTCGCCACCGACGGGCAAACCCTGGAGGCTGAAGAGCTGAGCACGGGTGAAACCATCGCCTGCGATTATGAGGACTTTCCCAACCACTTCGGCTTCCTGCTACCGCTGGCTGGCATCTCCACCATCAAGGAGATCAAGGAAAACCCTATCGACGTGCGCGCCACCAGCCGCCTGAACAAGCTGTACGTCGAGCTGCTCAGCGAGAACCCGGACTGGGCCAGAGCCGAGCGCCGTGCCGACATGAACCACTTCATGGCGCGGCTGGTGTTCTGTTTCTTTGCGGAAGACACTGACATTTTTCAGGGCGATGGTCTGTTTACCAAGACGGTTGAGCAGTACAGCGAACGTGACGGCTCTAACAGCCATGAAGTGCTGTCGGAAATTTTCCGTGCCATGGACCTCAAACTGGCCGAGCGCCCGAGTGCCGAGCCGCGCTTGCCTGGCTGGGCGAATAAATTCCCCTATGTGAATGGCGGCCTGTTCGCAGGCTCAACCGAGACGCCGCGCTTTACCCGCATGGCGCGTACTTACCTGGTGCACGCCGGCAACCTGAACTGGCAAAAAATCAATCCGGACATCTTCGGCAGCATGATCCAGGCCGTGGCCGATGATGAAGAGCGCGGCGCGTTGGGCATGCATTACACCAGCGTCCCCAACATCCTCAAGGTGCTGAATCCGCTGTTTTTGGATGACCTGCGCGGGCAACTGGAGGCGGCCGGCGACAACAAGGCCAAGCTACTCAATCTGCGCAAACGCATAGCGCGTATCCGTGTATTTGATCCAGCCTGCGGCTCCGGAAACTTTCTGGTGATTGCTTACAAGCAGATGCGCGAGATCGAAGCCGCGATCAATCAGCGTCGCGGTGAGGCTCACAATAAATCGGAAATCCCGCTGACTAACTTCCGTGGCATTGAGTTACGCGACTTTCCAGCCGAGATTGCTCGCCTGGCGCTGATCATTGCCGAGTACCAGTGCGACGTGCTGTATCGCGGCCAGCAGGATGCGTTAGAAGAGTTTCTGCCGCTGGATACGCAGAACTGGATTATCTGTGGCAATGCGCTACGGCTGGATTGGTTGAGCATCTGTCCGCCCACGGGAACGGGCGTAAAAGTGCTTGCAGACGACTTATTCGGTACGCCGCTGGATCAGTCGGAAATCGAATTCGAGAACGAAGGCGGTGAGACATATATTTGTGGAAATCCGCCGTACAAGGGAAGTAAGTATCAGTCCACAGAACAAAAAAATGATTTGAAAGAGGTTTTCAAAAACACAAAAGCTGGCTGGAAGTCTCTCGATTATGTTTCAGGCTGGCTAATCAAAGCAAAGGAATATGGGCGTCACGTCAAGTCGGCCTTTGCATTTGTGACAACAAATTCAATCTGCCAGGGAATTCAAGTGCCAGAGCTCTGGCCGCATTTGATTCGGGACAATTTCGAGATTAACTTTGCCTACACCTCTTTTAAGTGGAGCAACCTTGCAAGCAACAAGGCTGGCGTTACTGTAGTCATCGTTGGAATGTCAAACTACTCAAAGTCCGACAGAAAGATTTTTAGCTTAGACGATAAAGGGCTCGCGACGGCCGCTAGGACTGTTCCAAACATAAATGCCTACCTTATTTCTGGCCACAACATTTTCATTCAAAAGAAATCCAGACGAACTGACAATGTTTCAAACATGGACTTTGGAAACAAGGCGGTTGATGGTGGACATCTTTACCTTGAGCGCGAAACCTTAAAAGACTTACCCGAAGAGGTTTCAAGTAAATTTGTTCGAAAAATCTATGGGGCAACCGAGCTTATAAAGGGTATTCCTAGGTTTTGTCTTTGGATTCCTGACTCAGAAGTGGAGTATGCACAAGAGAACTCTCTTATCGCGTCTCGACTAAACCTTGTCAGAGAAATGAGGCTGACAAGTGAGAAGCTGCCCACTCGTCGTGGAGCAGAGCAACCGCATAAATTTGAAGAGCGTCGGCAGCGCGGAGGCGAAAAAATAATAGCCCTCCCCCGTATTACTTCCGAAAATCGAGAATACCTGCCTGTTGGCCTGCTAGATTCCGGAACAATCGTTAGCAGTCAACTCTTTGCCTTTTACAACGAAGACGTTTTTCTTTTCGCGCTATTGGTTTCTCGATTGCACTGGGTATGGATGGCAACTGTTTGCGCCAGAATGCGAACTGACTTCAGTTACTCGAACACCCTCGGCTGGAACACCTTCCCCATCCCGCTGCTCACCGAGCAAAACAAGGCTGATCTAACCGCCTGCGCCGAGGCCATCCTGCTGGCCCGCGAAGTCCATTTTCCGGCCACCATCGCCGACTTGTACGACGCGGAAACCATGCCGGACAACTTGCGTCATGCCCACGAGCGCAACGATGAGGTGCTGGAACGCATTTATATTGGTCGCCGCTTCAAAAACGACACTGAACGGCTGGAAAAGCTGTTTGAGCTTTATACCAATATGACGGCAGGCCAAGCCAAAGCCGCACCCAGAACAAAAAAGGAAAAAAGCGCATGA
- a CDS encoding DEAD/DEAH box helicase: protein MTESLRNPTNAYTVPSVSITIAHTGASSKANELGMRTMQERAYAKRGEQYLLIKSPPASGKSRALMFIALDKLHNQGLQQAIVVVPERSIGGSFADEPLSSFGFYWDWQVAPQWNLCNAPGIDEPRVAKSKVQAVRAFLASTDQTLVCTHATFRFAVEELGIEAFDNRLIAIDEFHHVSANPDSILGSQLSALIERDKVHLVAMTGSYFRGDGEAVLAPEEESKFETVTYTYYEQLNGYRWLKSLDIGYFFYTGRYVDAVAKVLDPALKTIVHIPNVNARESLKDKEREVNEIMGALGEWQGVDTATGFHLIKAKDGRTLKVADLVDDSDAARRSKVLGSLKDPAQKNNRDNVDVIIALGMAKEGFDWIWCEHALTIGYRSSLTEIVQIIGRATRDAEGKERSRFTNLIAEPAADQAAVAEAVNDMLKAISASLLMEQVLAPRYEFTPKNTGPKEGFDYGDEGYKNDGHNIGVNKDTGQIHVEINGLSTPSSPEATRICKEDLNEVVTSFLQDKTVVERGLFDKENTLPEELTQLRMGKIVRERYPDLSDSDQEAIRQHAIAAMNITQQAKLALGQADTNGSDAIQGSTALLDGVRKFINVRDLDIDLIDRINPFDAAYAVLAKAMDEKSLRQVQASIAAKKVSIPEDEARELARRALQFKNERGRLPDIYSADAWEKRMAEGVAALARYRAQAKAKAASGESANG, encoded by the coding sequence ATGACGGAATCCTTGCGGAACCCGACGAATGCCTACACCGTCCCGTCGGTATCCATCACCATCGCGCACACCGGGGCTTCCAGCAAAGCCAATGAACTGGGTATGCGTACCATGCAAGAGCGCGCCTATGCCAAGCGTGGTGAGCAATATTTGCTGATCAAATCACCGCCCGCATCGGGCAAGTCCCGCGCATTGATGTTCATTGCGCTGGATAAGCTGCATAACCAGGGCTTACAACAGGCCATTGTCGTGGTGCCTGAGCGCTCCATTGGTGGCAGCTTCGCCGATGAACCGCTGAGTTCGTTCGGCTTCTACTGGGACTGGCAAGTAGCCCCGCAGTGGAACCTGTGTAATGCACCAGGAATCGACGAGCCGCGTGTAGCTAAGTCCAAGGTGCAAGCTGTGCGAGCTTTCCTGGCAAGCACGGACCAGACGCTGGTCTGCACTCATGCCACCTTCCGTTTTGCTGTGGAAGAGTTGGGCATCGAAGCCTTCGACAATCGCCTGATCGCCATTGATGAGTTTCACCACGTTTCCGCTAATCCAGACAGCATTCTGGGTAGTCAGCTAAGCGCGTTGATCGAGCGCGATAAAGTGCACTTGGTGGCCATGACGGGCTCGTATTTTCGGGGCGACGGCGAGGCTGTGCTGGCCCCGGAGGAAGAATCCAAGTTTGAGACGGTAACCTACACCTACTACGAGCAACTCAATGGTTACCGCTGGCTAAAGTCGCTGGACATCGGTTATTTCTTTTACACCGGCCGCTATGTGGATGCGGTCGCCAAGGTGCTTGATCCAGCGCTGAAAACCATCGTCCATATCCCCAATGTAAATGCTCGTGAAAGCCTCAAAGACAAGGAACGTGAGGTCAACGAAATCATGGGGGCACTTGGTGAATGGCAAGGTGTCGATACTGCAACCGGCTTTCATCTCATCAAAGCCAAGGATGGTCGTACGCTGAAAGTGGCCGACCTGGTGGATGACAGCGACGCAGCAAGGCGCTCCAAGGTGCTTGGCTCCCTCAAAGACCCTGCACAAAAGAACAACCGCGATAACGTCGATGTGATCATTGCGTTAGGTATGGCGAAGGAAGGTTTTGACTGGATCTGGTGCGAGCATGCACTAACCATCGGCTACCGTTCGAGTCTGACTGAAATCGTGCAAATCATTGGTCGCGCTACGCGTGATGCTGAGGGTAAAGAGCGCTCCCGATTCACTAACCTGATCGCAGAGCCGGCAGCAGATCAGGCAGCGGTGGCTGAGGCCGTAAACGACATGCTCAAAGCCATCTCCGCGAGCTTGCTGATGGAGCAAGTACTGGCCCCGAGGTATGAGTTCACCCCTAAGAACACTGGCCCGAAGGAAGGCTTTGATTACGGCGACGAAGGTTACAAAAACGACGGCCACAACATCGGCGTGAACAAAGATACAGGCCAGATTCATGTGGAGATAAACGGGCTTTCCACGCCAAGTAGCCCAGAAGCAACGCGCATCTGCAAGGAAGACCTTAACGAAGTCGTTACCAGCTTCCTGCAAGACAAAACCGTGGTGGAGCGCGGCCTGTTTGACAAAGAAAACACTTTGCCGGAAGAGCTGACCCAGCTGCGAATGGGCAAGATCGTACGCGAGCGCTACCCGGACTTGAGCGATAGCGATCAGGAAGCAATCCGCCAACACGCCATCGCCGCGATGAACATCACCCAGCAGGCCAAGTTGGCCTTGGGCCAGGCCGATACTAACGGCTCTGACGCCATACAAGGCAGCACGGCGCTGCTGGATGGCGTACGCAAGTTCATCAACGTGCGCGACCTGGATATTGATCTGATCGACCGCATCAATCCCTTCGATGCCGCCTATGCCGTGCTGGCGAAAGCGATGGATGAAAAATCCCTGCGCCAAGTGCAAGCCAGCATAGCTGCCAAGAAGGTGAGTATTCCTGAAGACGAAGCCCGAGAGCTGGCAAGGCGTGCCCTTCAGTTCAAGAATGAGCGTGGCCGTCTGCCGGACATCTACTCCGCCGACGCCTGGGAAAAGCGTATGGCTGAAGGTGTAGCCGCATTGGCACGCTACCGCGCCCAAGCGAAGGCTAAAGCGGCGTCGGGAGAGTCTGCCAATGGCTGA
- a CDS encoding GIY-YIG nuclease family protein, with product MADMNDDDLLDALGVEVPLLKTANRTPREERIIAGFEDILRFHQAHGRAPLHGENRDIFERLYAVRLDQLRKLPEAQTLLAELDSPGLLSGASVATVNVDDLDEDALLAELGIGSESADQDDITVLRHVRSHAAIKAAEEIAARTPCKDFERFKPLFDEVDTGLKQKSWITKPFGKNASIEVGDFFILSGLIAYVAEIGDTYKTPNAEMNGRLRVIYSNETESDLLLRSLQRALYKDSEGRAGSRVIKVDAGPMFSDSAEPDDIASGTIYVLRSQSDHPFVTEHRELIHKIGVTGGKVETRIAGANKDATYLLADVEVVATYKLHNLNRTRLENIFHRLFGAAQLDLTIEDRFGHPVKPREWFLVPLQVIDEAVERIRDGSITNVSYDPQTARLVDKKDQ from the coding sequence ATGGCTGACATGAATGATGATGATTTGCTGGATGCGCTAGGGGTCGAAGTACCTTTACTCAAGACAGCCAATCGAACCCCGCGCGAAGAACGCATCATCGCCGGTTTCGAGGACATTCTGCGCTTTCACCAAGCCCACGGCCGCGCCCCTTTGCATGGTGAAAACCGCGACATCTTCGAGCGCTTGTATGCCGTGCGCCTGGACCAACTTCGCAAGTTGCCCGAGGCGCAAACCCTGCTGGCTGAGCTGGATAGCCCAGGGTTGCTGTCAGGAGCCTCGGTCGCCACAGTAAATGTGGATGACCTGGACGAAGACGCTTTGCTGGCGGAGCTGGGCATCGGCAGTGAATCCGCCGACCAGGACGACATCACCGTACTACGGCATGTGCGATCCCATGCTGCGATAAAGGCGGCGGAAGAAATCGCCGCCCGAACCCCATGTAAAGACTTTGAGAGGTTTAAACCACTGTTTGATGAGGTGGACACGGGCCTCAAGCAAAAATCGTGGATAACCAAGCCCTTTGGCAAGAATGCCAGCATCGAGGTTGGGGATTTTTTCATCCTCAGCGGATTGATCGCTTATGTCGCCGAGATAGGCGACACCTACAAGACACCAAATGCGGAGATGAATGGACGGTTGCGCGTCATTTACTCCAATGAGACGGAAAGCGATCTGCTACTGCGATCTTTGCAGCGGGCGCTCTACAAAGACAGCGAGGGGCGTGCAGGGTCTCGCGTCATCAAGGTCGATGCCGGCCCGATGTTCAGCGATAGTGCGGAGCCGGACGACATAGCAAGCGGCACCATCTATGTACTGAGAAGCCAATCCGACCACCCCTTCGTCACCGAACACCGCGAGCTGATCCACAAGATTGGCGTGACCGGCGGCAAAGTGGAAACCCGCATCGCCGGCGCAAACAAAGATGCCACTTACTTGTTGGCCGACGTGGAAGTGGTCGCCACCTACAAACTGCACAACCTGAATCGCACCCGGCTGGAAAACATCTTCCACCGTCTGTTCGGTGCCGCACAGCTGGACCTAACCATCGAAGACCGCTTCGGCCACCCGGTTAAGCCGAGGGAGTGGTTCCTGGTGCCGCTCCAGGTGATTGACGAGGCGGTTGAGCGTATTCGGGATGGATCGATTACCAATGTGAGCTATGACCCGCAAACAGCTCGATTGGTCGATAAAAAAGATCAATAA